AGATTGGCGTTTGGAATTGTTCACCAGAGAGTTGTACGTCATCTTGGTTTGACTTAAATAACCATTCCGACTTCTCATCACGCACCACCTTAAACTGCGCCACCACGGTCGTGTCTTTCACGTCCTTGTACGTACCGGGCTGGTTCAGCTCGTGCGAGCTGAGGCCGGTGCCAGCGGCCGGCGAGTAGGGCTGAATGGTGTAGCCTTTGTAGAGCAAGCCCTTGTCGTAGAGCTTCTTGAGCAAGGCCCAGCAGCTCTCGATATACTCGGGCTCGAAGGTGATGTAGGGGTCGTCGAGGTCCACCCAATAGCCCATTTGCTGGGTCAGCTCGTCCCACTGCGCCTTGAAGCGCATCACGGTTTCGCGGCAGCGCTGGTTGTATTCTTCGACGCTGATTTTGTGGCCGATATCCTCCTTCGTGATGCCCAGCTCCTTTTCCACCTGCAGCTCGATGGGCAGGCCGTGGGTGTCCCAGCCGCCCTTGCGGGGCACCTGCTTACCGAGCTGCGTCTGGTAGCGACAGAAGATGTCTTTCACCGCCCGCGCCATCACGTGGTGAATGCCGGGCTGGCCGTTGGCCGAGGGCGGGCCCTCGTAAAACACGAACGTGGGCTGGCCCTCGCGGCTGCTCACGCTCTTCTCAAAGATACCGTTGGCTTCCCAATAGGCCCGCACATCGGTGGCGAGCTTGGCGTAGTCGAGCGGCTGCTTGTATTCGGGGTAAGTCATTGCTATCAGCTATTCATCGCCCGTCATGCTGAGCTTGTCGAAGCATCTCTACCGCGCCGTTGGATTAGTGACCCTAACGGCGTGGTAGAGATGCTTCGACAAGCTCAGCATGACGTTCTTTTTGCTTTAATTCAGGTAGTGCTAAGTCGTTTTTACTTTGGCCCGCTCTACGCTCAGGCGTTGCAGATTCTGGTCCATGTCGTCGTCTTCCTCGTGGTAGTTATCGTCGTAGTGGCGGATAGGGGCGTTGTCCGGGATTTTCTCGTCCTTGCCGTGCTCAAAGGTCACGAGCAGCGCGGGAAGCAGCACGAGGTTGGAGAAATTAGTTATCAGCAGCGACGCTCCCATGAGCACACCCAGCGCCTTGGTGCCGCCAAACTCGCTGAAGGCGAAGATGCTAAAGCCAATAAAAAGCACAATACTGGTGTATATCATACTGGTACCCGCCTCGCTCAGCGTATTGGTAATGGCATCGGTAACCGTGCGGCCGGCCATGGCCATCTCCTGCCGGAACTTGGCCAGCAGGTGAATGGAGTTATCGCCATCAATACCCAGCGCAATCACGAAAATGAGGGCCGTACTAGGCTTGAGCGCGATGCCGAAATACCCCATAATGCCGGCCGTGAGGGCCAGGGTAAACAGGTTAGGCGTGAGGGCATAAAAGATGGTACGAAACGAGCGGAACAGCAGCAGTACCACCACCGCTACCAGCCCGAAGGCCCACATCAGGCTTTCGCGCAGCGTGCCGATAACGTACTCGTTGCCTTTGGTAAAGATGACCGTGGTGCCGGTGCGCGTCACTTTCATGCCCGAATTGGCGAAGATGCGCTTCATGGCCGGCTCAATGCGGCGCATTATCAGCGTATCGAGCTTGTGCGAGCCAATGTCGGCTATTTTGAGGCTGATACGGGCTTTTTGCGAGTTCTTATCGACGAAGCTGTTGAGCAGCTTGTTCATCGAGCTGCCGGCCGTGCCCTGGGCGGCCGTGGTTTTGGTCGAGTCGGGGCTAGCTTTGGCTGTACTCCCCTGGGAGTTGGCCAGGTAGCTCAGGATGAAGTTCTTATCATCATTATTGGGCAGGCGGTAAAACTCGGGCTGCCCGTTGTAGAATGCCTGGGTCGCCGCCTTGATAAAGGTAACTATGCTGATGGGCGGCGAAAGCTCGGGCTGAGTGCGCAGGAAGCGCTCGAACTGGTCGATTTTCTGCAGATTGGGCAGCTTGAGCAGGCCCTTGGGCTTGCCGGTATCTACCACAAACTCGAGCGGCATTACGCCGCTGAAGTGCGCCTGAAAGAAATCCAAATCGGTATTGACCGAGCTGGATTTGGGCAGGTCATCCACCATAAACGACACGGCCTCAATCTTACGAATACCTACGCCCGCGATAACGAGCAAACCCAGCGCTGCCAGGTAAATCGTGCCGCGCTTGTGCAGCACAATGTGGTCGAGAAAGTGGACAATGCCCAGCAAGGGCTTCGAGTCGAGGTGTTCGAGCTGCTTTTCGGTAGGCGGCGGCAGATAAGTAAACACCGCCGGAATCATGATAAAGCTGATGATGAAGGCGATGAAGATGTTAATCGTCGCCACCATGCCAAACTGGTAAAGAATGGCAATATCGGTAAAAGTGAATACCACGAAGCCAATGGCCGTGGTCGTATTATTCATGAGCGTGATGAGGCCGATTTTGCGGATTACCCGCGTCATGGCCAGTATCTGGTTGCCCGATTTGCGGTAGTCGTAGTGGTAGCGCGAGAGCAGGTACGTGCAGTTGGGCACCCCGATTACCACCAGAATACTCGGGATGAGGCCCGTAAGCAGGTTTATCTTATATCCTAAAAGCACTATACTCCCCACGCAGCAAATCATCACGATGACAACTACCAGCAGCGGAAAAACCACGGCCGACCACGTTCTGAAGAACAGAAACAGCGTGATACCCATCACGATAACTACCAGCATGGCGAAGAACTTCATCTCGCCGGCCACTTTGCTCGTCATCGTGGAGCGCACGTAGGGCAGGCCGGCGTAGTGCATCTTGATGCGGGTATTCTTCTCAAACCGCTCGGCGTGGCCCAGAATATGGTTCATCACGGCCTGCCGGCGGTTGGAGTTCAGGTACCTGGGGTCGAGGGTGACGGCCAGCAGCGTGGCGCCGGTGCGCGGGGCAATAATCTGCCCTTTATAAAACTCGATGCTGTTGACCACCCGCATCAGCGAGTCGAGCTCGTGCTGCGAGCGCGGCGCCGCCTTGAAGATGGGCGTGGTCACAAACTTCGAATTGACCGTATCCTTTTCAATCTGGATAAGGCGCGTTATGCCGAGCACACCGCTCACCCCTTCCACTTTGGCCAACGTATCGGTGAGCTGGTGCAGCTGGTTGAACTTGGCCAGCTGGTACACCGAGCTGTCCTGCATCCCGAGCACGAGAATGTTGCCATCTTCGCCAAAAGTCTTTTTGAACTGCTGGAAGTACACCATGTCGGGGTCCTTCGGGCTCACCACCTGGGCAAAGTCGTAGGTCATCTCCACATCTTTGGCCTCCCAGGCCATAAACACGGTAAACACGGCAATCAGGCCCAGCAGCCACTGCCGGTACTTGATGATACAGAGGGCGATATGTCCCCACATAAGCTTAGAAGATTAGCGAAGCAGATTCAACTACTTCAATGCAGTCGGGAAAGATGCGTACCAAGCGGCAGTCAGGCTGCCTGCTAGCATCGCGGGCGGCGGCCCACCAGTGTTGCAAAATGCTCCACATTTCTTGGCGTGAGGCCCGACCCACACACAAAATGATTACAACCGGCGGCCCACTGACTAAAGCCAGTTTCTCAAAATCGCCGTCCTTGGTTACGATGGTTAAGTTATGTGCATGAGCATAGTTCCACACTAAGCTGTTGTGCCATTCATCATCAGGCAGAAAGATACAGGATTCGTTATGCCAGAAGCGCAACCGCTTGGGTAGATTAGCATCAATCAGAAATTCAGGCATTTATCTGTTATTTACAACCTATACGCCTTCTTTGCCGAGCCCGTTACTGCACCCGCAAGAAGAATTCAAGCCGCAGCTGGCAAATAGACGCGATGGTGTAAAGCTTCAAGAGCAGTTTTCAAAGCAAAATGCTGACATGCCTCAATATCTGCCAGTTCCAGAAAATCATAGTCCTCTAGTATCTCCTCCGGCTTATCACCAGCCGCCAGAAACTCCAACACAGTCTGCACTGTAAGGCGCTTGCCTCGAATGGTCGGCTTACCCCCGCACAAGTCGGGGTGAACGGTAATACGGTCGTGAATGTAGCGCAGCATAATGAGAAACAGCTAAGAATGAAGCGTAACGTAGCTCAGGGGCAGAAGGTGCACCCTACAGCTTGGCAAACACCGTCTTGAAACTCACGGCGTCCCCAATGTAGCTCCGCAAGGCGCTGATGGGCATCCGGGTTTGCGCGCGGGTGTCGCGGTGGCGCACCGTCACGGTATCGTCTTCCAGGGTCTGGCCATCGACTACAATACAAAAGGGCGTCCCGATTAGGTCCTGGCGGGTGTAGCGCTTGCCGATGGCATCCTTGTCTTCGATTACCAGGCGGAAGTCGAAGCGCAGGTCGTCGAAAATCTGCTGGGCTTTTTCGGGCATGCCGTCCTTGCGCACCAGCGGGAAGATGGCCGCCTTGATGGGTGCCACCGCCGGGTGCAGCTTCAGCACGGTGCGCTGCTTGGTGGTTTGGGCGTCGCCCTCCCCTTCCGTGATGGTTTCTTCCTGGAACGCCTGGCAGAGCGTGGCCAGAAACAGGCGGTCAGCCCCTACTGAGGTTTCAACTACGTAGGGCACGTAGTTGCCGTAGGGCTTGCCGGTGGCCTCGTCGATGTCGTTGTCGAAATACTGCTGCTTCTTGCGGCTCAGGTGCTGGTGCTGGGTCAGGTCGAAGTCAGAGCGCGAGTGGATGCCCTCAATTTCCTTGAAGCCGAAGGGAAACTCGTACTCAATGTCCACAGCGGCCTTGGCGTAGTGGGCCAGCTTGTCGTGGTCGTGGAAGCGCAGCTTGTCGGCCGGCAGGCCGATGGCCTCGTGAAAGCGGCGGCGGGCGGCCTTCCAGGTGTCGTACCACTCCCCTTCCGTGCCGGGCCGCACGAAAAACTGCATCTCCATCTGCTCGAACTCGCGCATCCGGAAAATGAACTGCCGGGCCACAATCTCGTTGCGGAAGGCCTTGCCGATTTGGGCAATGCCGAACGGAATTTTCATCCGGGCCGACTTCTGCACGTTCAGGAAGTTAACAAAAATACCCTGGGCCGTTTCGGGCCGCAGGTACACGGGCGGCGCGTCCGAGTCGACGGCCGAGCCCTGCGTGGAAAACATCAGGTTGAACTGGCGTACTTCCGTCCACTTGCCGGTGCCGGAAACGGGGCACAGAATCTTCTCATCGATGATGAGCTGGCGCACGCCGGCCAGGTCGTTGGCGGTGAGCAGGCGGCCCAGCTCGGTGGTGAGGGCGGCGCCCCGCGCCGGGTCGCCGGCCTTTTCGTACTCGGCGGCTTTCTCTTCGAGCAATACATCGGCGCGGTAGCGCTTCTTACTGTCGAGGTTATCGATGAGCGGGTCGTTGAAGCCCGCTACGTGGCCGCTGGCCTCCCAGGTTTGCGGAGCCATGAAGATGGCGGCGTCGAGGCCTACCACGTTGCCGTGCAGCTGGGTCATGGCTTCCCACCACAGGCGCTTGAGGTTGTTTTTCAGCTCCACGCCGTTGGGGCCGTAGTCGTACACGGCGGCTAGGCCATCGTAGATTTCCGAAGACTGGAACACGAAGCCGTATTCCTTGGCGTGGGCAACGATATCTTTTAGCTGGGTGCTTTCGGGGGCAGTAGTGGGCTTGCTCATAAGCAGCAAAGGTAGACCACGGATTAGCGCGGATTTAATCAGATTCCACGGATTTTGTGGACGGCACCGGTTCTGCACCGTACAAGCCGTTCCCAACAGTGGGTGGCATGAGCCGAATCGGGCGCACGGCCGGCAAGTCAGCGCGTTCAAAGCCGCCCAAAGCCGCCCACAAAATCCGTGGAATCCGATTAAATCCGCGCTAATCCGTGGTCATAATTCGGTAACATGACGCTAGCATGATACCGGGTTAATTTTGTGCGCCGGTTTCCCACTCCGGCTCCCCTTATGTTCGGACTTGAACCCCATGTGCTGCTGCTACTAGCCCTGTGCCTGCTGGCCGCTTGCGCGTTTGAATTTGTCAACGGCTTCCACGACACGGCCAATGCCGTGGCCACCGTCATCTACACCAACACGCTGCGGCCCTGGGTAGCCGTGGTCTGGTCGGCTTTCTGGAACTTTATCGGGGTTTTTGCCGGCGGTATCGGCGTCGCGATGGGCATTGTGTACCTGCTGCCCGTCGAAAGCCTGGTCGACCAAAATGTGTACCACGGCATTGCAATGGTGGGCGCGCTCATCGTGGCGGCCATTATCTGGAACGTGGGCACCTGGTACTACGGCATTCCGTCGTCGAGCTCACACGCGCTTATCGGCTCCATTCTCGGGGTAGGTATAGCGTTTTCGCTATTACCGGGTGGCAAGGGCGCGGCCGTGAACTGGAGCAAGGCCGGCGAAAGCGGCATGGCGCTGCTGCTCAGCCCCATCCTGGGCTTTAGCTTCACTATTCTGATGATGTTTCTGCTCAAGCGCTTCTCGCCGAGCAAAGCCCTTTTTAAGGAGCCGCACAAGCGCAAGCCGCCGCCCCTCTTTATCCGCCTTACCCTCATTACTACCTGCACGCTGGTGAGCTTTTTTCACGGCTCTAATGATGGGCAGAAGGGCGTAGGACTTATCATGCTGATTCTCATTGGCATTGTGCCTATTCATTTTGCGCTCGACAATTCGAAGAATCCGCTTGACCTGCGCGACTCGCTTGCCAAAGTCGAATACGTCATCAAACGCGTGAACGCCGCCGAGCTAACCACCGCCGACCAGAAGCTGCTCACGGAAGTACGCGCCCAAACGGCCGACCTCGACCGGGTATTTGCAGGCAAGAATAAGGTGGAAGACCTGCCCACCAACGCGCGCTTCGAGATTCGGCGCGACATCCTGCTACTGGCCAACCGTGGCAAAAAACTCCTCGGCTCCGAGCATATCAGCCTCAGTACTGCCGACCGCAATACCTACGACGATGCCGTAAAAAGCATGAAGGGCTTTACCGATTACGCGCCCTGGCAGGTGCTGCTGATGGTATCACTTTCGCTGGCCTGCGGCACCATGATTGGCTGGCAGCGCATCGTTAAAACCATCGGCGAGCGCATTGGCAAAGAGCACCTCACCTACGCCCAGGGCGCCAGCTCCGAGCTCGTGGCGGCCGCGATGATTGGGGTAAGCACGCAGTTTGGCCTGCCCACCTCCACTACCCACGTGCTGACCTCGTCTATCGCCGGCTCGATGGTAGCCAGCCGCGGCGTTAAGAACATCAACCCCCAGATGGTGCGCAGCATCGCCCTGGCCTGGGTACTTACCCTACCCGTGACGATGGTGCTGGCCGGTGGCTTGTTCCTGCTTTTTCGCGCTATCAGCGGGTAAATAGCTCAGCCACTGTGGCCCCAACCGGCGTTGTTTACCCCAAAAAGCCAACCCGGTTAGGGTTGGCTTTTTTGCTAGGTAACTTGGCTAAGTTTTTTCCCGATAACCTGGGAATAATCCCAGGTTCACCGAGTTATCAACTTATCCACACTAAAAAACGCCTTTTTTGTGGATAACTCTTAACTTGCCAGGACAGATACTGGACAATGCCGGGAAGTTTCAGGCTTTCCGGCAGGTGGCCTATTTAGGCCACTGCACTTCCAGGTCGTCGTTGATGAAGACGCCAAAGTTGACAAACTGCAACTGGCCCTCTTCGAAGTACATATCAATCATCGACTTTTCGTAGGAGAGCCGAACCTCCCCGCCTTCCATGGTTTCGATTTCGGGCGATGCCTGGCCGTTGCGCTGCATAAGGGCCTTAATCTGATCGAGCGGCCGGCCGTGAATAGCTTCGCCAAACAAGCGCAGGTTGGGATTATCCGTCTCAATGCAGCTCAGGCGGAAGTCGTCCTCGCGGTCGAAATACAGCGAAAGTAAGTGGTCGTCTTCGTAGTAGTTCCAGGCCTGGTGCTCAAATTCGTCTTCGTCTTCCGACTCATCGATTTCCTCGGGCTCGCCCACCAGGGTGCGCACTTCGTCCATGGTAGTGCCGAAGCGCAAAGGGCCCATGCCGGTGCCCAGGATAATTTCGTTTTCCTCGATGCTGCTGGGAGTGGTGCTAGGGGTGCTCATGCGTATAGGATGTTGAAGTTGGTGCAAAGGTAGCCCGTTGGGCAGTGACTACTTCCCGTATCGGGCCTCGAAGGCGGCTTTCTGACGCTGATACTCGGGCTGGGCTTTCGCCTCGTCCCACTTCTGCTTAAAAATAGCGGCGGCTTCTACTTTATCCGCATCGGGCCGGGCGGTGCGGGGTAGCTCGGGGCGGCCGTGGGCCCCGCTCTGGCCTTTTTTATCGGCCGGCACGGGGCCCGCGTACTTTTTACCGCCGGTATGATTGGCATAGCGCCGGGCGCGGGTAAAGCCCATCTGCAAAAACTTGCGGGCCATGTCAGCCCCCACAAAGTCGTCATTCTGCAAATAAGCCTCGAAGAGCGCCCAAATGGCCGCCGCCGACGCCCGGGCCGCGGCGGCATCCTTGAAGCGCCAGTGCGGCAGGATTTCGCCCTTGTAAGGCTGCACCAGCAGCACGCCCTGCTCCCCCCTGCCCACCCGGTACAGCTCGGGGTGCGCCCGGAAGTCGGTGCGCGTAAAATCCAGGTTGTAGTCGAAAGGCATGCGCTCGTTTT
The sequence above is drawn from the Hymenobacter baengnokdamensis genome and encodes:
- a CDS encoding efflux RND transporter permease subunit translates to MWGHIALCIIKYRQWLLGLIAVFTVFMAWEAKDVEMTYDFAQVVSPKDPDMVYFQQFKKTFGEDGNILVLGMQDSSVYQLAKFNQLHQLTDTLAKVEGVSGVLGITRLIQIEKDTVNSKFVTTPIFKAAPRSQHELDSLMRVVNSIEFYKGQIIAPRTGATLLAVTLDPRYLNSNRRQAVMNHILGHAERFEKNTRIKMHYAGLPYVRSTMTSKVAGEMKFFAMLVVIVMGITLFLFFRTWSAVVFPLLVVVIVMICCVGSIVLLGYKINLLTGLIPSILVVIGVPNCTYLLSRYHYDYRKSGNQILAMTRVIRKIGLITLMNNTTTAIGFVVFTFTDIAILYQFGMVATINIFIAFIISFIMIPAVFTYLPPPTEKQLEHLDSKPLLGIVHFLDHIVLHKRGTIYLAALGLLVIAGVGIRKIEAVSFMVDDLPKSSSVNTDLDFFQAHFSGVMPLEFVVDTGKPKGLLKLPNLQKIDQFERFLRTQPELSPPISIVTFIKAATQAFYNGQPEFYRLPNNDDKNFILSYLANSQGSTAKASPDSTKTTAAQGTAGSSMNKLLNSFVDKNSQKARISLKIADIGSHKLDTLIMRRIEPAMKRIFANSGMKVTRTGTTVIFTKGNEYVIGTLRESLMWAFGLVAVVVLLLFRSFRTIFYALTPNLFTLALTAGIMGYFGIALKPSTALIFVIALGIDGDNSIHLLAKFRQEMAMAGRTVTDAITNTLSEAGTSMIYTSIVLFIGFSIFAFSEFGGTKALGVLMGASLLITNFSNLVLLPALLVTFEHGKDEKIPDNAPIRHYDDNYHEEDDDMDQNLQRLSVERAKVKTT
- a CDS encoding DUF5615 family PIN-like protein, encoding MPEFLIDANLPKRLRFWHNESCIFLPDDEWHNSLVWNYAHAHNLTIVTKDGDFEKLALVSGPPVVIILCVGRASRQEMWSILQHWWAAARDASRQPDCRLVRIFPDCIEVVESASLIF
- a CDS encoding DUF433 domain-containing protein, with product MLRYIHDRITVHPDLCGGKPTIRGKRLTVQTVLEFLAAGDKPEEILEDYDFLELADIEACQHFALKTALEALHHRVYLPAAA
- a CDS encoding glycine--tRNA ligase — translated: MSKPTTAPESTQLKDIVAHAKEYGFVFQSSEIYDGLAAVYDYGPNGVELKNNLKRLWWEAMTQLHGNVVGLDAAIFMAPQTWEASGHVAGFNDPLIDNLDSKKRYRADVLLEEKAAEYEKAGDPARGAALTTELGRLLTANDLAGVRQLIIDEKILCPVSGTGKWTEVRQFNLMFSTQGSAVDSDAPPVYLRPETAQGIFVNFLNVQKSARMKIPFGIAQIGKAFRNEIVARQFIFRMREFEQMEMQFFVRPGTEGEWYDTWKAARRRFHEAIGLPADKLRFHDHDKLAHYAKAAVDIEYEFPFGFKEIEGIHSRSDFDLTQHQHLSRKKQQYFDNDIDEATGKPYGNYVPYVVETSVGADRLFLATLCQAFQEETITEGEGDAQTTKQRTVLKLHPAVAPIKAAIFPLVRKDGMPEKAQQIFDDLRFDFRLVIEDKDAIGKRYTRQDLIGTPFCIVVDGQTLEDDTVTVRHRDTRAQTRMPISALRSYIGDAVSFKTVFAKL
- a CDS encoding inorganic phosphate transporter, which codes for MFGLEPHVLLLLALCLLAACAFEFVNGFHDTANAVATVIYTNTLRPWVAVVWSAFWNFIGVFAGGIGVAMGIVYLLPVESLVDQNVYHGIAMVGALIVAAIIWNVGTWYYGIPSSSSHALIGSILGVGIAFSLLPGGKGAAVNWSKAGESGMALLLSPILGFSFTILMMFLLKRFSPSKALFKEPHKRKPPPLFIRLTLITTCTLVSFFHGSNDGQKGVGLIMLILIGIVPIHFALDNSKNPLDLRDSLAKVEYVIKRVNAAELTTADQKLLTEVRAQTADLDRVFAGKNKVEDLPTNARFEIRRDILLLANRGKKLLGSEHISLSTADRNTYDDAVKSMKGFTDYAPWQVLLMVSLSLACGTMIGWQRIVKTIGERIGKEHLTYAQGASSELVAAAMIGVSTQFGLPTSTTHVLTSSIAGSMVASRGVKNINPQMVRSIALAWVLTLPVTMVLAGGLFLLFRAISG
- a CDS encoding DUF4385 domain-containing protein, encoding MPFDYNLDFTRTDFRAHPELYRVGRGEQGVLLVQPYKGEILPHWRFKDAAAARASAAAIWALFEAYLQNDDFVGADMARKFLQMGFTRARRYANHTGGKKYAGPVPADKKGQSGAHGRPELPRTARPDADKVEAAAIFKQKWDEAKAQPEYQRQKAAFEARYGK